The genomic segment TCGTCGCGCCGGCCACGGACCGGGAGTGGATGGACGCGATCCGCCGGGCGGCGGCGATCATCACGGAAGAGGGCGGGCTGACGTCGCATGCCGCGGTGGTGGGCATCTCGCTGGGGATTCCCACCATCGTGGGCGCGAAGGGCGCGACGGCGCAGCTCGAACCCGGCCAGACGGTGACCGTCGACAGCCAGCGCGGGCTCGTGTACCCCGGCGAGGCGCGGACGCTGTAGCCTACCGGCCGGCTTCCAGGAGCGGCGTCTTGAACCAGTCCTTGCGGAAGGGCTCCACGTGGCGCTCCATCAGGAGGTTCAGAACCTTCCGCGCCGGGCGCATGCTTTCCGCCAGCGAGGCGAGGAGCCGGTCGGCGCCCGTGGCGCGGGCGATCGGATGCTGCGCCGCCTGCAGGAACGCCTCCCGGCCGCGGTTCTCCAGGGCCTCCAGGACCTCCGGGAACGAGGTGGCCTGCGGCGCCGTGCGGGCCTGCTGCACGGCGTCCAGCAGGCACTTGCGGTTGTCGGGGTCGGCGCAGGTGCCGGCCAGGAACAGGGTCAGGTCGCCGATGCGCCGGTCCACGGCGAAGCGGTCGCGCTCGTCGACGACGCCGCGCAGCCGTTCCAGCGCGGCCAGGTCCAGCTCGCTGAAGCGCCAGCGGTAGATGCGCTCGCCGGCGTGCAGCCACATGGCCTCGTTCTGCGTCCGCGTGAACGACGCGAGGAGATCGGCGAGGTAGTCCCGGCGCGCGGCGTCGTCCAGCACGGCGCGCAGCTCGCCGGCGTCGAAGACGGGCACGCGAGTCTGGTCCGGCCCGTATTCCAGCGTGTGCGCCATGGTCCGCAAGTCCCGGCGCACCTGCCGGAGCAGGACCGAGAAGAAGAAGTACGGCGAGACCTTGCCCACGATGTCGGGGTCGGCGGCAACCCGCTCGTACAGCTGAGGATCGTCGAGCATGATGTCGATCAGGTCCGGCTTGTCGCGCAAGAGGCCGCAGATGTGCTCGTAATCGGAACGCCGGGTCACCACGGTGCGCACGAGAAACTCGATGTCGCGGTCGGAGAGGTGTTCCAGCAGAAGCGCGGTCGTATTCACCGCTCAGCACCACCCGCGTTGGGCCGGAGACCCACTTTTCCATACTATACGACGCCCCCTGCGAAGAATCGAGGGGCGCCGGTCCCGGCAACAATCGGAAATCCGTCCGTGACCGGCGGCGGATGCCGCCCGTCGCCGCCGAGGGTACAATGGCATTGGATTTCTGGAGGTGGCGCCCATGGCCAACCGCGATGCAGTTTGGCAAGCGCTGACGCAAGTCAAGGATCCCGAACTCGGGCGGCCCATCACCGACCTCGACATGGTCCGCCGGCTGGATGTCGACGGCGGCCGCGTGTTCGTCGAGATCCTTCTCACCGTCCAGGGCTGCCCCCTGGCCACGCGCATCGAAAAGGACGTCGCCGACGCCGTGAAGGCGGTGCCCGGCGTCAGGGACGTCGAGGTCAAGCTCGGCGTCATGAACGACGAGCAGCGCGAGGCGCTCGTCCGCAAGATCCGCGGCCCGCAGCCCGAACCGAAGTCGCCGATCCTCGACCCGTCCTCGCGCACGAGGGTGATCGCCGTGGCCAGCGGGAAGGGCGGCGTCGGCAAGTCCACCGTGACCGCGAACCTCGCCGTGGCCCTCGCCCAGGAAGGCCACCAGGTCGGCCTCCTGGACGCCGACATCTACGGCTTCTCGATCCCCACCATGATGGGCGTCAGTGGCCCGCCCCGCGTCTTCAACGGCGCCATCGTCCCCATCGACGCCCACGGCGTGCAGGTCATGTCCATGGGCTTCCTCATCGACCGGGACACGCCGGTCATCTGGCGCGGCCCGATGATCAGCGGAGCCGTGGAACAGTTCCTGCGCGACGTGCTGTGGGCGGACCTCGACTTCCTCGTGGTCGACCTTCCGCCGGGGACCGGGGACATACCCCTCTCCCTCGCGCAGCGCCTGCCCCGGTCGGAGATGCTCGTCGTGACGACGCCGCAGGAGGCGTCGACGAGCGTCGCCAAGCGCGCCGGTTTGTTCGCCGAGAAGACGAACATGCGCGTGCTGGGCGTCGTGGAGAACATGGCGTCCTTCGTATGCCCGCACTGCGGGGAGACGGTCGAGATCTTCGGCTCCGGCGGTGGGGAGCGGATGGCCGAGCAGCTCGGCGCCCCGCTACTTGCCCGCATCCCGCTGGAGCCCGCCGTGCGCCGGGCCAGCGACGAGGGCACGCCCATCGTCGTCGCCGCGCCGGAGTCGGCTTCCGCCGAGGCTTTCCGCGAACTCGCCCGCGCCGTGGTGCACGGGGCGAAGCCGGAGTCGCAGGCCGTCAAGGCCTGACGTCCCCCGATCGGGGCGCGTGGCAGGAACTTCATGCCGCGGCCGGCCCGGCCGCGGCATGAACTTCGCCTCCTGCGTCGAAGTCCCCGCGTATGTCGACCACGGTACCGAGCCGCCTGCGCGCGCGCCGGCCTCCGCGCGTCCCGCGCGTGCTCATCGGACTTGTGTTGGTCGCCGTCGCGGCCGCCGGCGCGCGATGGCTCTGGGACGGCGGCTGGACGGCCCTGCGCCCATGGTCGTCTTCCGCGGAACCGGCGCTGGTCTTCGAGGGAACGCGCCTGGACGCGCCGCCGCTCCTGGAGCGCGGCGAAGTGCTCTTGCCGCTGTCCGCCCTACATGAGCGGGTCGACCCGGACGCGTACTGGGACCGGAACGCGCAACTGCTCGTGCTGACGACGAAGAACCGCCTCATCGTCTTCGAGCGCGACGACCTGACCGCTTGGGTGAACGACGAGCCGCTGACCCTGACCGTGCCGCTGCGCCTTGTGGGCGACCGCCCCTACGTGCCGGCGCGGCCGCTGGCGGACGTCTACGGCCTCGAGGTGAGGGTCGACGACGCTTCTCACACCGTCATCGTCGACCGGCGGAGCACGCCCCGCCTCCAGGGAGAGGTCACGTCCGCCGGGTGGCTACGCACGGCTCCGTCCCGCTTCGCGCCACGGCTCGCCCGCGTGGAGCGAGGCCGGCCGGTGCGCATCTTTGAGGAGCGCGACGGCTGGTACCGGGCGCGGCTGGAGGATGGCCGGCTGGGGTACCTGCCCAAGGGGGCCGTGGCGCTCACCGGCATCGTCCCCGGCGAGGCGCCGCGGGAGCCGGACGCGCCAGCGCCCGGGGTCCCCGCGGGTCCGATCAACCTGACGTGGGACCTGGTCGGCGCGTCGCCGCCGGACGTCGCGGGATATCCGCCCATGCCCGGCGTCAACGTCATCTCGCCCACCTGGCTGCACCTGGCCGAGGACGGCTCGGTCACGAGCATCGCGGACGCGGGCTACGTGTCGGCGGCGCACGCGCGAGGGCTGGCGGTGTGGCCGCTCTTCGGAAACTCCTTCGATCCGGAGCGCACGCACCGCGTGCTGCAGGACAGCCGCGCCCGGCTGCGCATGGAGCGGGAGTTGCTGGCCTACGCGCGCCTCTATCGCTTTGACGGGATCAACATCGACTGGGAGAATATGGACGTGGCCGACCGCGACGCCTTCACCCAGTTCGTGCGGGAACTGGCTCCCCTGGCGCGCATGGCTGGCCTGATCGTCTCCGTCGACGTCACGTTTCCCGGGCCGAGCCCGAACTGGCAACTGTGCTACGACCGCGCCGCGCTGGGACGCTCGGCGGATCTCGTGATCGCGATGGGGTACGATCAATACACGCAGGGATCGCGCCGGGCGGGCCCGGTGGCGGCGATGCCGTGGGTGGAAGCCGGGGTGGAGGCCATGCTGGCCGAGGTGCCGGCGCACAAGCTCGTTCTGGGCGTTCCGCTGTACACGCGCCTGTGGACGGAGTCCTCGTCGGGGCTGGCCAGCCGGGCGCTTGGGATGGCCGAAGCCGCCCGGTTCCAGGATCGCGGGGCCGTCGTGGAGGACGCGTCGACCGGGCTTCCGTACCTGGAGTGGCGGGAAGGCGACGCGATCCGGAAGATGTGGCTGGAGACGGCGGACACGCTTCACGCGCGCGCGTCGGTGGCGCGGCAGCGCGGCCTGGCCGGGGTGGCCAGCTGGCAGCGGCGCTTCGCGACGGGCGAGGCGTGGACCGCCATCGCCGCGGGCCTCGCCGGCGAGCCGGCGCCGTCCGGAAACGGCGCCGCGCCCTGAGGCGGCCTTGAGGCCCTCAACGAAAGGAGACGCCTGTACGAAAATTTATACACGCACCGGAGACGACGGAACGACCTCGCTCTTCGGCGGGCGCCGCGTGCCGAAGACGGCTGCGCGGGTCCAGGCGTACGGCACGCTGGACGAGCTCAACGCC from the Clostridia bacterium genome contains:
- a CDS encoding Mrp/NBP35 family ATP-binding protein — encoded protein: MANRDAVWQALTQVKDPELGRPITDLDMVRRLDVDGGRVFVEILLTVQGCPLATRIEKDVADAVKAVPGVRDVEVKLGVMNDEQREALVRKIRGPQPEPKSPILDPSSRTRVIAVASGKGGVGKSTVTANLAVALAQEGHQVGLLDADIYGFSIPTMMGVSGPPRVFNGAIVPIDAHGVQVMSMGFLIDRDTPVIWRGPMISGAVEQFLRDVLWADLDFLVVDLPPGTGDIPLSLAQRLPRSEMLVVTTPQEASTSVAKRAGLFAEKTNMRVLGVVENMASFVCPHCGETVEIFGSGGGERMAEQLGAPLLARIPLEPAVRRASDEGTPIVVAAPESASAEAFRELARAVVHGAKPESQAVKA
- a CDS encoding SH3 domain-containing protein encodes the protein MSTTVPSRLRARRPPRVPRVLIGLVLVAVAAAGARWLWDGGWTALRPWSSSAEPALVFEGTRLDAPPLLERGEVLLPLSALHERVDPDAYWDRNAQLLVLTTKNRLIVFERDDLTAWVNDEPLTLTVPLRLVGDRPYVPARPLADVYGLEVRVDDASHTVIVDRRSTPRLQGEVTSAGWLRTAPSRFAPRLARVERGRPVRIFEERDGWYRARLEDGRLGYLPKGAVALTGIVPGEAPREPDAPAPGVPAGPINLTWDLVGASPPDVAGYPPMPGVNVISPTWLHLAEDGSVTSIADAGYVSAAHARGLAVWPLFGNSFDPERTHRVLQDSRARLRMERELLAYARLYRFDGINIDWENMDVADRDAFTQFVRELAPLARMAGLIVSVDVTFPGPSPNWQLCYDRAALGRSADLVIAMGYDQYTQGSRRAGPVAAMPWVEAGVEAMLAEVPAHKLVLGVPLYTRLWTESSSGLASRALGMAEAARFQDRGAVVEDASTGLPYLEWREGDAIRKMWLETADTLHARASVARQRGLAGVASWQRRFATGEAWTAIAAGLAGEPAPSGNGAAP